aaatgaaggagctaatgagcctgaatggacagaacatgtctcacccaaccccctgctctctccctcctctctctgcatgTGTACTCAAGTGGCAGTAGGAAATGCAAGGGGAgggaagacctgctctgctcattgtaacagcatttgaatctgcagcactgaggagtccttcaggttcattagtataattataaaagtagttATTTGAAGCTCCCATGATTATTGCAGCATTCTTCTGCAGCCCCTGATTTCAATCAAATGATTGGAGCCATGGGATGTTTAAAGGGTGAGCTGTTTCTAATACATTTGTATTATATTTATTCAGTCTTCCTATTTTTAAGGAGCAATTCTGTTAATAAACTCCATCATACAAGAAGAAAAGTGCCCTTAAGGTGGTGTTAGCTGTAATAACATTTTAACTTACCTATAAAATATAAGAATGTCCAGTGTACAAATGCCATGATGAATACTCCAGCAGAATAGGATACTATGCCAATGAGAATCAGAGTCACATCCTTAAACCATCTGGATAAAATGAAGACGGCTAAAAAGCTGGTTATAAAAATCATGTAGCCAGCTGCATTAGCATAACCAATGTATTCAGGGCTGAAGTTAAGTGGTTTGTTTAGCAAAAACAAAGAAATTACATCTGTCAATCCATGAACAGCAATATTGTACAATATGGCACTAGCAAAAAGAAGAATTATAAAGCATGGAGATGGTGTCATAGATGTAGAACTTGATGGTAATTCTCCTAGTAGACGTGAACTTTCAGAAGGTTCTGCAGAAGAGGCATGTGCTTGGTCTACTAAGTTTCCATGCTGGGGCACTTTTAATACAAACATAACATACACTAAACAGAAGAAATAAAGTATTAAACTGCACATTACCAGGGTTATACCTTGGTGGCTTGCAATTTTCACACTCACAAATATATGTCCAGAGAGCAAACTACCAATAAAACCAGCTATTCCATACACCAGCTCAATGATGATGAGCTTCACAGAGCGGTTCTGTTCTGAGGAACCTTCAGAAGCCAAGGCCATAACACCAGCCCAGTATGTTGTGAACCATCCTGTCAATCCATTCAAAACAGCAGATCCATACATCACCTCAATTGGCCAGTTCAAAAAGA
The DNA window shown above is from Engystomops pustulosus chromosome 1, aEngPut4.maternal, whole genome shotgun sequence and carries:
- the LOC140089142 gene encoding solute carrier family 46 member 2-like, with the protein product MIHVRTWIEPVVAAAQMASSFYDTALLFVVKNHYNQSIRFFNTSDSDLLQKSISNFYIIHNFILGLAPLLCAYVLAKIGDRQRRKVTICVPLFGYLLSRSLLLPVIFLNWPIEVMYGSAVLNGLTGWFTTYWAGVMALASEGSSEQNRSVKLIIIELVYGIAGFIGSLLSGHIFVSVKIASHQGITLVMCSLILYFFCLVYVMFVLKVPQHGNLVDQAHASSAEPSESSRLLGELPSSSTSMTPSPCFIILLFASAILYNIAVHGLTDVISLFLLNKPLNFSPEYIGYANAAGYMIFITSFLAVFILSRWFKDVTLILIGIVSYSAGVFIMAFVHWTFLYFIARGVMMFALIPLPTIRSVLSKHIKGSSYGKVFIVLQLSLAITGVVVSVVFNKIYQATLDTFNGTCFIISGIIAIVSLIPISVSAYKYSMFHALRRD